In Myxococcus virescens, a single window of DNA contains:
- a CDS encoding type I polyketide synthase, translated as MESMTPLQRAALAIKTLRARVDGLERARSEPIAVIGMGCRFPGGANDPRAYWELLRGGVDAVSTVPPDRWDVDAYYAADPDAGWKMVVREGGFLNQPIAGFDSEFFGLSPREANYVDPQQRLMLEVSWEALEDAGIAPGSLVGSDTGVYVGFLSSDYGRVPFNAVQTRDLPYMGTGNELSFSAGRVSYVLGLQGPSMVVATACSSALVSAHLACQALRQGECSLALAGGVNVILRPDNNIVLSKMRALAPDGRSKTFDASANGYGRGEGCGVLVLKRLSDAQRDKDRILAVIRGSAVNHDGLSGGLTVPNGPAQEKLLRKALESASLAPADVNYIEAHGTGTPLGDPIELRALDAVLRHGRGADAPLLVGSAKTNLGHLESAAGAAGMIKVVLSLGQDEIPPHLHFRTPNPAVDWQQLQIAIPTQVTPWPKGDKPRVAGVSGFGLSGVNAHVLIEEAPPAPARTPDATPRPMHVLTLSARSPQALNELAQRYAQTLGGPGLASQSLEDICFTANTGRDAFRHRLAVLGSSQEAMQAQLTSFLSGQTSSSVLRGKADGEPRLAFLFTGQGAQWLGMGEELFRTEPTFRETLLRCDAVLKPLMGPSLIDLLHPAERDAQARARLDETGFTQPALFALEYALAQVWMQWGLRPDFVMGHSVGEFVAACVAGVFTLEEGLELIATRARLMQSLPAGGTMAAVSADAAEVEALLSRYDGQVSIAALNGPRNVVISGREAAVNECVAELTRKGKRGTMLRVSHAFHSALMDPILDAFSKAVAKVKLQPPAIPLISNLSGHEAGKEILTPGYWVQHLREPVMFARGMQTLEQAGVKAFLEVGPKPTLVTMGQSCITQEDTLWVGSLRPERSDWQQMLEGLAALHVAGVPVDWRGVDQGRERHKVALPVYPFQRRNHWMDLNGSTWDIPGVSSAPEAEATRGHPLLGQPHASPSQVRQFESSVGAAKPAFLKDHGVYGQILMPGAAYVEMGLAAGASLFGAAGGAVDEITFSQALFLPEEGTRRVHLLYSPEGERAGRFEIHSQEERTGEGEPAWILHAHGKLSAMTAAPAERVDVERLRASLTREVPVEGYYAKLGQAGLAYGPSFRGIQSLWRGENAVLGRLALSGSAAADAGQYQLQPALLDACFQMVGAVLDEEGDAAYLPVGVGKVQVQRGGLGEVWAHATLARSDDPKGPGYVCDIQLLTADGARVATVEKLLLRRITREGLLGAKSKRYQSWLYELEWQARPLEAPAAGAEAAHAGTQCLILADAAGLGARLAERLTKQGWHVVTVPAGARASVDGRDSALALLGQLRPEALQGPLHVIDLWSLDGGGDDVPAKALGHGTRVLALAQALVEAKGKTTSLWLVTRGAQATSEKERITHLGSSVLWGLGKSITREHPDLHCRRVDLDASASEHEVAQLHAELLGASSEDELAFRGTTRRVPRLVRSRKLRGASGEPALKPDASYLVTGGLGGLGLIVAERLVERGARHLVLMGRREPGPEARTRLEALEQRGVTIHCVQGDVAVAADVERVLAGLSGRVPPLRGVIHSAGVIDDGLFVQMTPERLAKAFAPKVSGGWNLHRALQGTALDFFVVFSSAASLIGSAGQANYVAANAFLDALARSRQADGLPALSLNWGAWAEVGAAAEEQIRRRMEQLGFGVIPPEDGLQVFEQSLGLSGQLGVLPVDWAVLGRRGRSPLFEAFIEKASPAASEGIRQRLERLEPKERRGALRAHVGELVNGVLGRPTTEPLDPNQGFFEFGMDSLMSVELRNVLQRSLGTSLPATVAFDNPTVNGLVDYLAAEVLGLKEEAAAPVEEAPEDAELESLLADVDSLDDDTVQAMLRRGR; from the coding sequence ATGGAGTCGATGACGCCCTTGCAACGGGCGGCATTGGCCATCAAGACCCTCCGGGCGCGCGTGGATGGATTGGAGCGCGCGCGCTCGGAGCCCATCGCCGTCATCGGCATGGGGTGCAGGTTCCCCGGCGGCGCGAACGACCCGCGCGCCTATTGGGAGCTGCTGCGCGGCGGCGTCGATGCCGTGAGCACCGTCCCGCCGGACCGCTGGGACGTGGATGCGTACTACGCCGCGGACCCGGACGCGGGCTGGAAGATGGTGGTCCGTGAGGGTGGGTTCCTCAACCAACCCATCGCCGGATTCGACAGCGAGTTCTTCGGCCTGTCGCCGCGCGAGGCGAACTACGTCGACCCGCAGCAGCGCTTGATGCTGGAGGTGTCGTGGGAGGCCCTGGAGGACGCCGGAATCGCCCCGGGCTCCCTGGTGGGCAGCGACACGGGCGTCTATGTCGGCTTCCTGAGCAGTGACTACGGGCGCGTTCCCTTCAACGCGGTGCAGACTCGGGACCTGCCGTACATGGGGACCGGGAACGAGCTGAGCTTCTCCGCGGGCCGTGTGTCCTACGTGCTGGGCCTCCAGGGGCCGTCCATGGTGGTCGCGACCGCGTGCTCCTCGGCGCTCGTCTCCGCCCACCTGGCCTGTCAGGCGCTGCGGCAGGGAGAGTGTTCGCTGGCGCTCGCGGGCGGGGTGAACGTGATTCTCCGGCCGGACAACAACATCGTCCTGTCGAAGATGCGGGCGCTGGCGCCGGATGGGCGCTCGAAGACATTCGACGCGTCCGCCAATGGCTACGGGCGCGGCGAAGGCTGCGGCGTCCTGGTGCTCAAGCGGCTCTCGGATGCGCAGCGGGACAAGGACCGCATCCTCGCCGTCATCCGTGGCTCCGCGGTGAACCATGACGGGCTCAGCGGCGGCTTGACAGTTCCCAACGGCCCCGCGCAGGAGAAGCTGCTGCGCAAGGCGCTGGAGTCGGCGAGCCTGGCTCCAGCGGACGTGAACTACATCGAAGCCCATGGCACGGGGACGCCGCTGGGCGACCCGATTGAGCTGCGGGCGCTGGACGCGGTGCTCCGGCATGGGCGCGGCGCGGACGCCCCGTTGCTCGTCGGCTCCGCGAAGACGAACCTCGGGCACCTGGAGTCCGCCGCTGGTGCCGCGGGGATGATCAAGGTCGTGCTGTCGCTGGGACAGGACGAGATTCCGCCGCACCTGCACTTCCGTACGCCCAACCCGGCCGTGGACTGGCAGCAGTTGCAGATCGCCATCCCCACGCAGGTGACGCCGTGGCCCAAGGGCGACAAGCCCCGCGTGGCCGGTGTCAGCGGCTTCGGGCTCAGCGGCGTCAACGCGCATGTCCTCATCGAGGAAGCTCCGCCCGCGCCTGCCCGGACGCCGGACGCGACGCCGCGGCCGATGCACGTCCTGACGCTGTCCGCGCGCAGCCCCCAGGCGCTGAACGAGCTGGCGCAGCGCTATGCGCAGACGCTCGGCGGCCCAGGGCTCGCGTCACAGTCGCTGGAGGACATCTGCTTCACCGCGAACACCGGGCGGGACGCCTTCCGGCACCGGCTGGCGGTGCTGGGAAGCTCACAGGAGGCCATGCAGGCGCAGCTGACGTCCTTCCTGTCCGGGCAGACGTCATCGTCGGTGCTGCGCGGGAAGGCGGACGGGGAGCCCCGGCTGGCCTTCCTGTTCACCGGGCAGGGCGCGCAGTGGCTGGGCATGGGGGAGGAGCTCTTCCGCACCGAGCCCACCTTCCGCGAGACGCTCCTGCGTTGCGACGCGGTGCTGAAGCCGTTGATGGGCCCGTCGCTCATCGACCTGCTGCACCCCGCCGAGCGGGACGCGCAGGCGCGAGCCCGGCTGGATGAGACGGGCTTCACCCAACCCGCGTTGTTCGCGCTCGAGTACGCCCTGGCGCAGGTGTGGATGCAGTGGGGCCTCCGCCCGGACTTCGTGATGGGGCACTCCGTGGGTGAGTTCGTGGCGGCCTGCGTGGCCGGCGTCTTCACCCTGGAAGAAGGATTGGAGCTCATCGCCACGCGCGCCCGGCTGATGCAGTCCCTGCCCGCGGGCGGGACGATGGCCGCCGTGTCCGCGGATGCCGCGGAGGTGGAGGCGCTGCTCTCCCGGTACGACGGGCAGGTCTCCATCGCGGCCCTCAACGGCCCCCGCAACGTGGTGATTTCGGGGCGCGAGGCCGCCGTCAACGAATGCGTGGCCGAGCTGACGCGGAAGGGCAAGCGCGGCACGATGCTGCGTGTCTCGCACGCGTTCCACTCCGCGTTGATGGACCCCATCCTCGACGCGTTCTCCAAGGCCGTGGCGAAGGTGAAGCTCCAGCCTCCGGCCATCCCGCTGATCTCGAACCTGAGCGGGCACGAGGCGGGGAAGGAAATCCTGACGCCCGGGTACTGGGTGCAGCATCTTCGTGAGCCGGTGATGTTCGCCCGAGGCATGCAGACGCTGGAGCAGGCCGGCGTGAAGGCCTTCCTGGAGGTCGGCCCGAAGCCCACGCTGGTGACCATGGGCCAGTCCTGCATCACGCAGGAGGACACGCTCTGGGTGGGCAGCTTGAGGCCGGAGCGCTCGGACTGGCAGCAGATGCTGGAGGGGCTCGCGGCCCTTCACGTCGCGGGCGTGCCGGTGGACTGGCGGGGCGTGGACCAGGGGCGCGAGCGCCACAAGGTCGCGTTGCCCGTCTATCCCTTCCAGCGGCGCAATCACTGGATGGACCTCAACGGGTCCACCTGGGACATCCCGGGCGTGAGCTCCGCGCCGGAGGCAGAGGCCACGCGAGGACATCCCCTCTTGGGCCAGCCGCACGCGTCGCCTTCACAGGTGCGGCAGTTCGAGTCCTCCGTGGGCGCCGCGAAGCCCGCCTTCCTGAAGGACCATGGCGTCTACGGACAGATTCTGATGCCGGGCGCGGCCTACGTGGAGATGGGGCTCGCCGCGGGCGCTTCGCTCTTCGGTGCGGCGGGTGGGGCGGTGGACGAAATCACCTTCTCGCAGGCCCTCTTCCTTCCGGAGGAAGGGACGCGCCGGGTGCACCTGCTCTACTCGCCGGAAGGCGAGCGCGCCGGGCGCTTTGAAATCCACAGCCAGGAGGAGCGCACGGGAGAGGGTGAGCCCGCGTGGATCCTCCATGCCCACGGAAAGCTCTCCGCGATGACGGCCGCGCCAGCCGAGCGTGTCGACGTGGAGCGTCTGCGGGCCTCGCTGACTCGCGAGGTGCCGGTGGAGGGCTACTACGCGAAGCTGGGGCAGGCGGGGCTCGCGTATGGCCCCAGCTTCCGAGGCATCCAGTCGCTCTGGCGGGGTGAGAACGCGGTGCTGGGGCGCCTGGCCCTATCCGGCAGCGCTGCGGCGGACGCGGGGCAGTACCAGCTTCAGCCCGCGCTCCTGGATGCGTGCTTCCAGATGGTGGGCGCGGTGCTCGACGAGGAAGGGGATGCCGCCTACCTCCCCGTGGGGGTCGGCAAGGTGCAGGTGCAGCGCGGCGGGCTGGGGGAGGTGTGGGCCCATGCGACCCTGGCGCGGAGCGATGACCCGAAGGGCCCCGGCTACGTGTGCGACATCCAGTTGCTCACGGCGGATGGGGCGCGCGTAGCCACGGTGGAGAAGCTGCTGCTGCGGCGCATCACCCGGGAGGGACTCCTGGGCGCGAAGAGCAAGCGCTACCAGAGCTGGCTGTATGAGCTGGAGTGGCAGGCCCGGCCGCTGGAGGCTCCAGCGGCAGGGGCGGAGGCGGCGCACGCCGGGACACAGTGCCTCATCCTCGCCGACGCGGCGGGGCTGGGCGCGCGCCTGGCCGAGCGACTGACGAAGCAAGGCTGGCACGTGGTGACGGTCCCTGCTGGCGCGCGAGCCTCGGTCGATGGCCGCGATTCGGCGCTCGCGCTCCTGGGCCAGTTGCGCCCGGAGGCGCTGCAAGGGCCCCTGCATGTCATCGACCTGTGGAGCCTGGACGGTGGGGGAGACGACGTCCCCGCGAAGGCCCTTGGACACGGCACGCGGGTGCTCGCGCTCGCCCAGGCGCTCGTCGAGGCCAAGGGCAAGACCACCTCGCTCTGGTTGGTGACTCGCGGTGCGCAGGCGACCTCGGAGAAGGAGCGCATCACCCACCTGGGGAGTTCGGTCCTCTGGGGCCTGGGCAAGTCCATCACCCGCGAGCATCCGGACCTCCATTGTCGGCGTGTGGACCTGGATGCCAGTGCGTCCGAGCACGAAGTCGCCCAGCTTCATGCGGAGCTGCTCGGTGCAAGTTCCGAGGACGAACTCGCGTTTCGCGGAACCACGCGTCGCGTACCCCGGTTGGTGCGCAGCCGGAAGCTCCGTGGGGCGAGCGGCGAGCCCGCGCTGAAGCCGGACGCGAGCTACCTCGTCACGGGCGGCCTTGGCGGACTGGGGCTCATCGTCGCGGAGCGGCTGGTGGAACGCGGAGCGCGCCACCTGGTCCTGATGGGGCGGCGTGAGCCGGGACCCGAGGCGCGCACTCGACTGGAAGCGTTGGAGCAGCGCGGCGTCACCATCCACTGCGTGCAGGGCGACGTGGCCGTGGCCGCCGACGTGGAGCGCGTCCTCGCCGGGCTCTCAGGACGCGTGCCGCCCCTGCGTGGCGTCATCCACTCCGCGGGCGTCATCGATGACGGCCTCTTCGTGCAGATGACGCCGGAGCGGCTGGCCAAGGCCTTCGCGCCCAAGGTCTCCGGTGGGTGGAACCTCCACCGTGCGTTGCAAGGCACGGCGCTGGACTTCTTCGTCGTGTTCTCCTCGGCGGCGTCGCTCATCGGATCGGCGGGACAGGCCAACTATGTGGCCGCGAATGCCTTCCTGGATGCGCTGGCCCGCTCCCGCCAGGCCGACGGATTGCCCGCCCTGAGCCTCAACTGGGGAGCCTGGGCAGAGGTGGGCGCCGCGGCGGAGGAGCAGATTCGACGCCGCATGGAGCAGCTGGGCTTCGGCGTGATTCCTCCGGAGGATGGCCTCCAGGTGTTCGAGCAGTCCCTGGGGCTGAGCGGTCAGCTCGGTGTCCTGCCCGTGGACTGGGCGGTGCTCGGGCGGCGCGGGCGTTCGCCGCTGTTCGAGGCCTTCATCGAGAAGGCCAGCCCCGCGGCGAGCGAGGGGATTCGCCAGCGCCTGGAGCGGCTCGAGCCCAAGGAGCGGCGCGGTGCCTTGCGTGCGCACGTGGGCGAGCTGGTCAACGGCGTGTTGGGGCGTCCCACGACGGAGCCACTGGACCCGAACCAGGGCTTCTTCGAGTTCGGCATGGACTCGCTGATGTCCGTGGAGCTGCGCAACGTCCTGCAGCGGAGCCTGGGTACCTCACTGCCCGCGACGGTGGCCTTCGACAACCCGACCGTCAACGGGCTGGTGGACTACCTGGCGGCCGAGGTCCTGGGCCTGAAGGAAGAGGCAGCCGCGCCCGTGGAGGAGGCGCCCGAGGACGCGGAGCTGGAGTCGCTCCTGGCGGACGTGGACAGCCTGGACGATGACACCGTCCAGGCCATGCTGCGCCGGGGCCGCTGA
- a CDS encoding ArsA family ATPase has protein sequence MARIILVSGTGGSGKTTVAAATGLAASRRGLRTLVLSFDLSRGLSAAMGVESPLFAGPRGVPVGVNDHLSFHEVDVGEELRRGWNGGQGGLAALVDGGPERVNAEEVAMTAEAAHVVMLLRLGEYLREQQHDLVIVDCPSTRTALQLLNTVPAMSWYARKQQTPTQPGRKARLLAASLHGADASLEVRDRLNAVDALLHDPEVTTLRLVTTADTVSGQEAQRAYTYFSLLGLAVDCVVINRLAPEAADAGSEQVRTQQAHVEKLQRAFSSLLVLKVPHQSTEVVGEKPLEVFAEQLYQGEDPVRLTAPQPALGIRKDAVDAYSLEVRLPFVAKSDVELSRRGAEFVIQVGAVRRNVVLPRMIALLPTSGARMEGDRLIVSFQTERGV, from the coding sequence ATGGCCAGGATCATTCTTGTCTCCGGTACCGGCGGTTCCGGGAAGACCACGGTGGCGGCAGCGACGGGGCTCGCGGCTTCCCGCCGGGGGCTTCGGACCCTCGTGCTTTCGTTCGACCTGTCTCGCGGCCTCAGCGCCGCCATGGGCGTCGAGAGTCCACTCTTCGCTGGCCCCCGGGGCGTTCCCGTGGGCGTCAACGACCACCTGTCCTTCCACGAGGTGGACGTTGGCGAAGAGCTCCGCCGGGGATGGAACGGAGGCCAGGGCGGACTGGCCGCACTCGTGGATGGCGGGCCGGAGCGCGTGAACGCGGAGGAGGTGGCGATGACGGCCGAGGCGGCCCACGTCGTCATGCTCCTCCGGCTGGGCGAGTACCTCCGCGAGCAGCAGCACGACCTCGTCATCGTGGATTGCCCGTCCACCCGCACCGCCCTGCAGTTGCTCAACACCGTGCCAGCGATGAGCTGGTACGCACGCAAGCAGCAGACCCCCACGCAGCCGGGGCGCAAGGCACGCCTGCTGGCGGCGAGCCTCCACGGCGCGGACGCGAGCCTGGAGGTTCGCGACCGGCTGAACGCCGTGGACGCGCTGCTGCACGACCCGGAGGTGACGACCCTCCGGCTGGTGACCACCGCGGACACGGTGTCCGGACAGGAGGCGCAGCGGGCGTACACGTACTTCAGCCTGCTGGGCCTCGCGGTGGACTGCGTCGTCATCAACCGACTCGCACCGGAAGCCGCCGACGCCGGCTCCGAGCAGGTGCGGACGCAGCAGGCACACGTCGAGAAGCTCCAGCGCGCCTTTTCGTCGCTGCTGGTGTTGAAGGTCCCGCACCAGTCCACGGAGGTGGTGGGGGAGAAGCCGCTGGAGGTCTTCGCGGAGCAGCTCTACCAGGGAGAGGACCCTGTCCGTCTCACGGCCCCGCAGCCTGCCCTGGGCATCCGCAAGGACGCAGTGGATGCGTACTCGCTGGAGGTGCGGCTCCCCTTCGTGGCGAAGAGCGATGTCGAGCTCTCCCGCCGCGGCGCGGAGTTCGTCATCCAGGTCGGGGCCGTCCGGCGCAACGTCGTGTTGCCTCGGATGATTGCACTCCTCCCGACGTCGGGCGCCCGCATGGAGGGTGACCGGCTCATCGTGAGTTTCCAAACAGAAAGAGGTGTTTGA
- a CDS encoding patatin-like phospholipase family protein: protein MPHRVLAMDGTSISGGEGYVTAGLLKSLKETLTSRGGGQSLLNDVELFSGTSAGSFNAAFFATYENPDDAFPKILDFWGEVVQMNRKAVSLGRTAMALTGNAALLDSSYMRDFFCSYFGATLRLGDLKRKVALPSFQLDGHRKSLRTWKAKIFHNTGPDNDSDHNELVVDVLMRSGSPPLSYPVYQGIREQGSGYVDGGIFANNPSLVALAQIINNITRKSRSEKVETLETEPPDLTNILMMSVGNGCMSSYLTPHFCKGVANWGFSKWLLDFHDPMVLVKMMLEAGSDAADYQCRMILRKKYFRLNPVVDQTLSAANLKQVESTVQSLLSTQSTVSQLNRAQTWLGKSGWVSDAAKAA from the coding sequence ATGCCGCACCGAGTCCTAGCAATGGATGGTACGTCTATTTCCGGCGGTGAGGGGTATGTCACCGCGGGCTTGCTCAAGTCGTTGAAGGAGACGCTGACCAGCCGCGGAGGCGGGCAGAGCCTGCTGAACGACGTGGAGCTGTTCTCCGGCACGTCCGCGGGGTCCTTCAACGCAGCGTTCTTCGCCACCTATGAGAACCCCGATGACGCCTTCCCCAAGATCCTCGACTTCTGGGGGGAGGTCGTCCAGATGAACCGCAAGGCGGTGTCGCTGGGGCGGACGGCCATGGCGCTGACGGGCAACGCCGCGCTGCTCGACTCCAGCTACATGCGCGACTTCTTCTGCAGCTACTTTGGCGCCACGTTGCGCCTGGGAGACCTGAAGCGGAAGGTGGCGCTGCCGTCCTTCCAGCTCGACGGCCACCGCAAGTCGCTGCGGACCTGGAAGGCCAAGATCTTCCACAACACCGGTCCGGACAACGACTCCGACCACAACGAGCTGGTGGTGGACGTGCTGATGCGCAGCGGTTCGCCTCCGCTCTCCTATCCCGTCTACCAGGGCATCCGGGAGCAGGGCAGCGGCTACGTCGACGGCGGCATCTTCGCCAACAACCCGTCGCTGGTGGCGCTGGCGCAGATCATCAACAACATCACCCGCAAGAGCCGCTCGGAGAAGGTGGAGACGCTGGAGACGGAGCCGCCCGACCTGACGAACATCCTGATGATGTCGGTGGGCAACGGCTGCATGTCTTCGTACCTCACGCCGCACTTCTGCAAGGGCGTGGCCAACTGGGGCTTCTCCAAGTGGCTGCTGGACTTCCACGACCCCATGGTGCTCGTGAAGATGATGCTGGAGGCCGGCTCGGACGCGGCGGACTACCAGTGCCGCATGATTCTTCGGAAGAAGTACTTCCGCCTGAATCCCGTGGTGGACCAGACGCTCTCCGCGGCGAACCTCAAGCAGGTGGAGTCCACCGTCCAGAGCCTGCTGAGCACCCAGTCCACCGTCTCGCAGCTCAACCGTGCGCAGACGTGGCTCGGGAAGTCGGGCTGGGTGTCTGACGCGGCCAAGGCGGCCTAG